One part of the Vicia villosa cultivar HV-30 ecotype Madison, WI linkage group LG6, Vvil1.0, whole genome shotgun sequence genome encodes these proteins:
- the LOC131611881 gene encoding uncharacterized protein LOC131611881 isoform X2 — protein sequence MADNLVDGEFWLPLQFLSDDEDNLTTPPFTSKHRPFPSELSFGFASSDFSSPGDSLSGSSETESDEDEKHMAELTRRMARSTLQVDSKASDNNLGRFVSGSPQSTLCAFGSGCRCRRGSSSSHGSPNGVCEDSSSKTTWDLLHAAAGEVERMRLNQQRYKPSPITPPSKNNTVSTNHEMGYFNQHSLSHQQLQIAQMLRQQQIAKQQNSMWGGVQNQCGGVFEQRQTNPIVDANSVDRMRNTNTGALGLSSSAWPTLQNAKQQQVYNPAKQQSQINNQQFGSGMRAVFLGNGSGRRESAGTGVFLPRRVDRPAESRKKPVCSTALVPARVAQALNLNLEEYVVGQPQQHLHLHRFNSISNVDNVVPPRHRGNYGLSNQKHINNNISRPQPAVSNEISLPKEWTY from the exons ATGGCTGATAACTTAGTTGACGGAGAGTTCTGGTTGCCGCTACagtttctctccgacgatgaagaCAACTTAACCACTCCTCCATTTACCTCAAAACACAGACCTTTTCCCTCTGAGTTGTCTTTTGGTTTCGCATCTTCTGATTTCAGTTCCCCTGGCGACTCTCTCAGCGGTTCAAGCGAAACAGAAAGCGACGAGGATGAAAAACACATGGCTGAGTTAACTCGTCGCATGGCTCGTTCTACCCTCCAAGTCGATTCCAAAGCCTCTGATAATAACTTG GGCCGTTTTGTGTCAGGCTCACCACAATCTACACTATGTGCTTTCGGGAGTGGTTGTAGATGCCGTAGAGGTTCAAGTTCTAGCCATGGAAGTCCTAATGGTGTTTGTGAGGATTCTTCTTCAAAGACTACTTGGGATCTGCTGCATGCGGCTGCAGGGGAAGTAGAAAGGATGAGATTGAATCAGCAACGTTATAAAccttcccctattactccaccCTCCAAAAACAACACTGTTTCAACTAATCATGAAATGGGTTACTTCAACCAGCATTCACTTTCTCACCAGCAATTGCAAATTGCACAA ATGTTGAGGCAGCAACAAATAGCAAAACAACAGAACTCAATGTGGGGTGGTGTTCAGAACCAATGTGGGGGTGTATTCGAACAGAGACAAACCAACCCTATTGTTGATGCTAATAGTGTTGATAGGATGAGAAACACAAACACTGGTGCTTTAGGTTTGTCTTCATCTGCATGGCCGACACTTCAAAATGCCAAACAGCAACAGGTTTATAATCCAGCCAAACAACAATCACAGATTAACAATCAACAGTTTGGGTCTGGAATGAGAGCTGTTTTTCTGGGAAACGGTTCTGGTAGAAGAGAAAGTGCTGGCACTGGCGTGTTCTTGCCTCGTCGTGTCGATAGACCTGCTGAATCACGGAAAAAACCAG TATGTTCAACTGCGCTGGTTCCAGCTAGAGTGGCCCAAGCCCTAAATCTGAACCTTGAAGAATATGTAGTGGGGCAGCCGCAACAGCACTTGCATTTGCATCGGTTTAATTCCATCTCTAATGTGGACAATG TAGTCCCTCCTAGGCATAGGGGTAATTATGGCCTTTCAAATCAGAAgcacatcaacaacaacatcagcagGCCACAGCCAGCAGTGAGCAATGAAATCAGCCTTCCTAAGGAGTGGACTTACTGA
- the LOC131611881 gene encoding uncharacterized protein LOC131611881 isoform X1, with product MADNLVDGEFWLPLQFLSDDEDNLTTPPFTSKHRPFPSELSFGFASSDFSSPGDSLSGSSETESDEDEKHMAELTRRMARSTLQVDSKASDNNLGRFVSGSPQSTLCAFGSGCRCRRGSSSSHGSPNGVCEDSSSKTTWDLLHAAAGEVERMRLNQQRYKPSPITPPSKNNTVSTNHEMGYFNQHSLSHQQLQIAQLQMLRQQQIAKQQNSMWGGVQNQCGGVFEQRQTNPIVDANSVDRMRNTNTGALGLSSSAWPTLQNAKQQQVYNPAKQQSQINNQQFGSGMRAVFLGNGSGRRESAGTGVFLPRRVDRPAESRKKPVCSTALVPARVAQALNLNLEEYVVGQPQQHLHLHRFNSISNVDNVVPPRHRGNYGLSNQKHINNNISRPQPAVSNEISLPKEWTY from the exons ATGGCTGATAACTTAGTTGACGGAGAGTTCTGGTTGCCGCTACagtttctctccgacgatgaagaCAACTTAACCACTCCTCCATTTACCTCAAAACACAGACCTTTTCCCTCTGAGTTGTCTTTTGGTTTCGCATCTTCTGATTTCAGTTCCCCTGGCGACTCTCTCAGCGGTTCAAGCGAAACAGAAAGCGACGAGGATGAAAAACACATGGCTGAGTTAACTCGTCGCATGGCTCGTTCTACCCTCCAAGTCGATTCCAAAGCCTCTGATAATAACTTG GGCCGTTTTGTGTCAGGCTCACCACAATCTACACTATGTGCTTTCGGGAGTGGTTGTAGATGCCGTAGAGGTTCAAGTTCTAGCCATGGAAGTCCTAATGGTGTTTGTGAGGATTCTTCTTCAAAGACTACTTGGGATCTGCTGCATGCGGCTGCAGGGGAAGTAGAAAGGATGAGATTGAATCAGCAACGTTATAAAccttcccctattactccaccCTCCAAAAACAACACTGTTTCAACTAATCATGAAATGGGTTACTTCAACCAGCATTCACTTTCTCACCAGCAATTGCAAATTGCACAA CTGCAGATGTTGAGGCAGCAACAAATAGCAAAACAACAGAACTCAATGTGGGGTGGTGTTCAGAACCAATGTGGGGGTGTATTCGAACAGAGACAAACCAACCCTATTGTTGATGCTAATAGTGTTGATAGGATGAGAAACACAAACACTGGTGCTTTAGGTTTGTCTTCATCTGCATGGCCGACACTTCAAAATGCCAAACAGCAACAGGTTTATAATCCAGCCAAACAACAATCACAGATTAACAATCAACAGTTTGGGTCTGGAATGAGAGCTGTTTTTCTGGGAAACGGTTCTGGTAGAAGAGAAAGTGCTGGCACTGGCGTGTTCTTGCCTCGTCGTGTCGATAGACCTGCTGAATCACGGAAAAAACCAG TATGTTCAACTGCGCTGGTTCCAGCTAGAGTGGCCCAAGCCCTAAATCTGAACCTTGAAGAATATGTAGTGGGGCAGCCGCAACAGCACTTGCATTTGCATCGGTTTAATTCCATCTCTAATGTGGACAATG TAGTCCCTCCTAGGCATAGGGGTAATTATGGCCTTTCAAATCAGAAgcacatcaacaacaacatcagcagGCCACAGCCAGCAGTGAGCAATGAAATCAGCCTTCCTAAGGAGTGGACTTACTGA